The Aspergillus luchuensis IFO 4308 DNA, chromosome 7, nearly complete sequence genome has a segment encoding these proteins:
- a CDS encoding uncharacterized protein (COG:S;~EggNog:ENOG410PMW9) — translation MPYNTRRKSLSLPSLGIHLPNTSRRSPSATKSPHATDDQLPPSKKVKRSHDSAYSLSPEPSSSSSARTPDGKESAAPLRQSGRRGPLEHTPPPSPTDGTVATKIDTEGINDDIVVGVIEQLEKTGNRPHLVKELAAVLIALNENVANSANPAALLSSRLSAYMKRPWTALAPCPLAKELVPIHPRKVYYYLTTLPRQPLPENSDDVIIPGVEGKDITPSVSSADLDEEDAMARERSRLSPSPEVDLSSPDFEEESIDLDGRNGPGGASRSGTDFNDHHHARLMHSNRAASPPLEGDEKEFTQTASAVRERASEQKGDQLQIPGGGFSALSEGLSELHDGAMSISDSVEDSPLSSISGDRMSDDQDGDYFSHNAYQQQSPLQDHLQQQQDLDDAAVATLFGTSPSPSLTSVASSISSGTSVASDDGLDGETQPETIGRTPQISLPEDLTVPPVSALKRSIDMLNSGLPDLDMKMSDLNEQDDKLPLGASAFASQDVEMVFDSWRELQSPETVEVDELDEMFGEI, via the exons ATGCCTTATAATACACGTCGCAAGTCGTTGTCGCTCCCCTCCTTGGGAATTCACCTCCCTAATACATCTCGCCGCTCTCCCTCCGCCACGAAATCGCCTCACGCGACCGATGATCagctccctccctccaagaAAGTGAAGAGGTCGCACGACTCGGCATACTCTCTATCTCCCGagccttcctcgtcttcctctgcGCGCACTCCCGATGGCAAGGAATCCGCCGCTCCTCTACGTCAGAGTGGGCGGCGCGGTCCTTTGGAACATACGCCACCGCCATCGCCCACCGATGGTACTGTCGCGACTAAGATCGACACCGAGGGGATCAATGATGACATTGTGGTTGGTGTGATTGAGCAGTTGGAAAAGACTGGAAATCGTCCTCATTTGGTGAAGGAGTTGGCTGCCGTTCTTATCGCATTGAATGAGAATGTCGCAAA CTCTGCAAACCCTGCAGCCCTTCTATCTTCTCGGTTAAGTGCCTACATGAAGCGCCCGTGGACTGCTCTGGCGCCCTGTCCTTTGGCAAAAGAACTGGTCCCTATTCACCCGCGCAAagtgtactactacttgacgACATTACCCCGTCAGCCTCTTCCAGAGAACTCGGACGATGTCATCATCCCCGGTGTAGAGGGCAAGGATATCACTCCCAGTGTCTCCAGCGCTGATCtagacgaggaagacgcGATGGCGCGGGAGCGGTCTCGCCTCAGTCCCAGTCCGGAGGTCGACTTGTCCTCGCCTGACTTCGAGGAAGAGTCCATCGACTTGGACGGTCGTAATGGCCCCGGTGGTGCGTCAAGATCTGGCACCGACTTCAACGATCACCACCATGCGCGGTTGATGCACTCGAACCGTGCTGCCTCCCCGCCgttggaaggagatgagaaggagTTCACACAAACTGCCAGCGCCGTCCGTGAGCGGGCCTCGGAACAAAAAGGAGACCAGCTTCAGATTCCGGGAGGTGGCTTTTCTGCTCTTTCGGAAGGTCTGAGCGAGTTGCACGATGGCGCCATGAGCATTTCCGATTCCGTGGAGGACAgccctctctcctccattAGCGGTGATCGCATGTCGGACGACCAGGATGGCGACTACTTCTCGCACAACGcataccagcagcagtcCCCTCTGCAagatcatctccagcagcagcaggatctCGATGACGCTGCTGTCGCCACCCTCTTCGGcacatctccctccccgtcCCTCACATCTGTGGCCTCATCCATCTCGTCTGGCACGAGCGTGGCTTCTGATGACGGGCTGGATGGCGAGACGCAACCCGAAACCATCGGACGCACCCCTCAGATCAGCCTCCCGGAGGACCTGACCGTCCCCCCGGTATCGGCGCTCAAGCGTTCCATCGACATGCTGAACAGTGGGCTTCCCGATCTGGACATGAAAATGTCCGATCTCAATGAGCAGGATGACAAACTGCCATTGGGAGCCAGTGCCTTTGCCAGCCAGGATGTCGAGATGGTCTTTGATTCGTGGCGAGAGCTGCAGAGTCCCGAGACCGTGGAAGTCGATGAGCTGGACGAGATGTTCGGGGAAATCTGA
- a CDS encoding NAD(P)/FAD-dependent oxidoreductase (COG:E;~EggNog:ENOG410PKH1;~InterPro:IPR006076,IPR036188;~PFAM:PF13454,PF01266;~go_function: GO:0016491 - oxidoreductase activity [Evidence IEA];~go_process: GO:0055114 - oxidation-reduction process [Evidence IEA]) — MTLPANILIVGGGVFGLSTALSLSHRHPNSQITLLEASPIIPNPHGSSVDSSRIVRADYSQPHYAKLAAEALDLWRNTEWGKEGRYTQNGLLLVYPPGSTNARDYANKSYENVKQIPGQDVELLPTREEVARVAPAYGVNRSVAGGYVNWGSGWSDAEAGVRYTKQRLDQEGKVIFKTGDVSSLRYINDKTNRVTGVNLADGSSLTADLVVLATGAWTAKLVDLRGRTVQTGQAIAYIRISDEEQKRFEHMPTILNFATGIFIIPPRNNMLKIARHAYGYVNPVQVPVPGTTQEEGQNMQVSLPEKGVPIPAEGEKAFREALKELIPSFADRPFAETRVCWYTDTPNGDFIITYHPDHPGLFLATGGSGHGYKFLPVLGDKIVDALEGKLDPALQDLWKWPAAVSESQFDGTEDGSRSGPKGLRLMDELLKTRKAKRGSLL, encoded by the exons ATGACTCTCCCCGCCAACATTCTTATTGTCGGCGGAGGGGTCTTCGGCC TATCTACTGCGCTCTCCCTCTCGCACCGTCATCCCAACTCTCAGATTACCCTCCTGGAAGCCTCCCCAATAATCCCCAACCCGCACGGCTCATCCGTCGACTCCTCCCGTATTGTTCGTGCCGACTACTCCCAACCTCACTACGCCAAACTCGCCGCCGAAGCCCTTGATCTCTGGCGCAACACCGAGTGGGGTAAAGAAGGCCGATACACCCAGAACGGTCTTCTCCTGGTCTATCCCCCCGGTAGTACCAATGCCCGCGACTACGCCAACAAGAGCTACGAAAACGTCAAGCAAATCCCCGGCCAGGATGTCGAACTCCTCCCCACTCGTGAGGAGGTCGCGCGAGTCGCCCCGGCCTACGGAGTGAACCGCAGCGTTGCAGGTGGCTACGTGAACTGGGGCTCAGGCTGGTCCGACGCCGAAGCGGGTGTCCGGTACACCAAGCAGCGTCTGGACCAGGAAGGAAAGGTCATCTTTAAGACTGGCGACGTGAGCAGTCTCCGATACATCAACGACAAGACCAACAGAGTCACTGGCGTCAACCTTGCCGACGGATCATCCCTGACAGCCGACCTTGTCGTCCTCGCAACAGGAGCCTGGACCGCCAAGCTCGTCGATCTACGCGGTCGAACCGTCCAGACCGGTCAAGCAATCGCATACATTCGCATCTCGGACGAAGAACAGAAGCGTTTCGAGCATATGCCTACGATTCTCAACTTCGCGAcgggcatcttcatcatcccgcCGCGCAACAACATGCTCAAGATTGCCCGACATGCTTACGGTTACGTTAATCCTGTCCAGGTCCCGGTTCCTGGCACCACCCAGGAAGAGGGACAGAACATGCAAGTCAGTCTGCCAGAGAAGGGAGTGCCTATTCCTGCCGAAGGCGAAAAGGCATTCCGGGAAGCTTTGAAGGAGTTGATTCCCTCCTTTGCGGACCGGCCATTCGCTGAGACTCGCGTTTGCTGGTACACTGATAC CCCCAACGGCGACTTCATCATAACATACCACCCCGACCATCCtggcctcttcctcgctaCGGGCGGCAGCGGCCACGGATACAAGTTCCTCCCCGTGCTGGGCGACAAGATCGTCGACGCACTGGAAGGTAAGCTGGATCCTGCGCTGCAGGACTTGTGGAAGTGGCCCGCGGCAGTGTCGGAGAGTCAATTCGATGGAACCGAGGATGGCAGTCGTTCCGGACCGAAGGGGTTGCGGTTGATGGACGAGTTGTTGAAGACGAGAAAGGCGAAGAGGGGTAGCTTGTTGTGA
- a CDS encoding uncharacterized protein (COG:S;~EggNog:ENOG410PVIT) → MKRCLSPARLPCLDRGSSSVLHPSILRRLVPRHTLASASRGPFPDRRRQWSRQFSVGAGPPINRQLLQDYVRVEKKRCPIAGPDQSNPEAWIARLDQYLPSSLRRDSDGGHTNINDVSDDDVVRTDTAVYFAQTIELANLLLHARDSGKIDLLAYVGFRLNNWPAVQFLINRLLDAADSLKEVTIPSRPLSSYDWGLGQGLSLDELTDRSESQAPKIPQAASNALPVSGMTSLDAFTERPYADDHSKRFMAEVWQSLGSIVLEAADASPNESKLAMSHVFQILARLHHSDAISDRVYKYVPPDSYQATFRPPGMHLLSSHIMSVLSDAAWLVHEAEVAAKAAAAGEDSPYLPFKMGVRELGPEIWLEFILWCCVEHGHIEEGVWLIDRMTSKAGDQAWKFQSWKPLLDDSGSVWQTKVDQEETWRQPGHQERSTMLRKRHNPTPFHGLGKRTMSTEVAAALLDSLPNQVYLGLGFRGMSPSALLRYASSLKFAIAPSTDDGKLLPTRRTSNWFTVRVVESGGLKPEADPRIFEDFLRITPCVVPPWDTDLHHINEDALTRMSRSQLYDDTAALVGLIEYNIRFYSSKRFCGDALNAFSWLQAIVDSSKMQRIDEFFSSRVDRPGVVLPTLDLDDLNSAEPFESSMPQLSSVTLAELIDLITVSRAFTFGNWLFYSDDIDGPPVPPRSYGDQALAPSIIRYATATRNAALCDAVVQSLSQPLSSNTLRALLNSRIALHQWDAVTKLFEYLRDYRAKSWGQSNATALAAEIIRLEHTIYRQQPPPDPSTLQETTTSLTRAKDLLSRLLTGVYNEPTHIATSRFQERAISGLHNIFLSIPGTLHDLAASLSNSLPHNKPTTTTTTNNPSRNAIPYIPTTAFHTLLSAIVDTRGSAAGQRFYDKWCLDTKSPTSRRLQEGGIERFYLGKERNPAKGDPHFDAKYFKRAREKATMPNPMTVRIIAQAAVAEFHQFDSEKQNGVVKNNPAEEVLDFCIKRFEAFGMRRHEINREVGGIVYRRRREGGKLRREMERKEKEKEKVDAVAVAV, encoded by the coding sequence ATGAAAAGGTGCCTGAGTCCAGCTCGTCTGCCGTGCCTGGACCGCGGATCTTCCTCCGTCCTCCACCCTTCGATCCTCCGTCGTCTCGTCCCCCGACACACACTCGCGTCCGCAAGCCGGGGACCTTTCCCCGATAGGCGACGACAATGGAGTCGCCAATTCTCCGTCGGGGCCGGTCCTCCGATCAATCGCCAATTGTTGCAAGACTATGTTAGggtggaaaagaagagatgtCCTATCGCAGGACCAGATCAGAGTAATCCGGAGGCTTGGATCGCAAGGCTGGATCAGTACCTGCCATCTTCGTTGCGGAGAGATAGCGACGGTGGTCATACAAACATTAACGATGTTTCGGATGACGATGTGGTTCGGACCGACACAGCAGTTTATTTTGCGCAGACGATTGAATTGGCTAATCTACTGTTGCATGCGCGGGATTCCGGGAAGATTGATTTGCTGGCGTATGTTGGTTTTCGGTTGAATAATTGGCCCGCTGTGCAGTTCTTGATTAATCGTTTGCTTGATGCTGCGGACTCTCTTAAGGAGGTCACGATACCTTCTAGACCTTTGTCTAGCTATGATTGGGGTCTGGGACAGGGGCTCTCGCTGGATGAGCTGACGGATAGGTCTGAGTCGCAGGCTCCGAAAATACCGCAGGCGGCTTCGAACGCCCTGCCGGTGTCGGGTATGACGAGCTTGGATGCTTTTACGGAGCGGCCGTATGCGGATGACCATTCGAAACGATTTATGGCTGAGGTGTGGCAGAGCTTAGGGTCTATCGTGCTGGAGGCTGCTGATGCTTCGCCTAACGAGTCGAAGCTGGCTATGTCTCATGTATTCCAGATTCTAGCTCGGCTGCACCACTCTGATGCTATCTCCGATAGGGTGTATAAGTACGTCCCGCCGGATAGTTATCAAGCTACCTTCCGACCTCCGGGAATGCATCTGCTTTCCAGTCATATCATGAGTGTCCTGTCTGACGCTGCGTGGCTGGTTCATGAAGCGGAGGTTGCTGCTAAagcggctgctgctggcgagGATTCGCCTTATCTTCCGTTCAAAATGGGGGTTCGTGAGCTTGGGCCGGAGATTTGGCTGGAGTTTATCCTCTGGTGCTGTGTCGAACATGGTCACATCGAGGAGGGAGTATGGCTAATTGATCGAATGACAAGCAAGGCAGGAGATCAGGCCTGGAAGTTTCAGAGCTGGAAGCCCTTACTCGATGACTCTGGGTCGGTCTGGCAGACTAAAGTCGACCAGGAAGAGACTTGGCGACAGCCCGGCCACCAGGAGCGCTCTACGATGCTGCGAAAGCGGCATAATCCGACGCCTTTCCACGGGCTCGGAAAGCGAACCATGAGTACTGAAGTGGCCGCGGCCTTGTTGGATAGCCTTCCCAATCAGGTATATCTAGGCCTTGGTTTCAGAGGTATGTCGCCGAGCGCCCTCTTGCGCTATGCTTCCAGTCTCAAGTTCGCGATTGCTCCGTCAACGGACGACGGCAAGTTACTGCCCACGCGCAGAACATCGAACTGGTTCACCGTGCGGGTTGTGGAATCAGGAGGCCTCAAACCGGAAGCCGACCCCCGGATATTTGAAGACTTCCTCAGGATTACGCCGTGTGTCGTTCCGCCCTGGGATACcgacctccaccacatcaaTGAAGATGCGTTGACGCGAATGAGTCGGTCACAGCTATACGATGACACAGCTGCCTTGGTCGGTCTGATTGAGTACAACATCCGGTTCTATTCGTCGAAGCGTTTCTGCGGTGACGCCCTGAACGCATTCTCCTGGCTGCAAGCCATCGTTGACAGCAGCAAGATGCAGCGCATCGACgaattcttctcttcgcGCGTTGATCGACCTGGCGTCGTCCTCCCTACCCTCGACCTTGACGATTTGAATTCCGCCGAACCCTTCGAATCATCCATGCCGCAACTGTCCAGCGTCACCCTGGCCGAGCTGATCGACCTAATCACCGTATCGCGCGCCTTCACATTCGGTAACTGGCTCTTTTATTCCGACGACATCGATGGCCCCCCAGTCCCTCCCCGCTCTTACGGCGACCAAGCCCTAGCTCCGTCCATTATCCGCTACGCTACAGCAACCCGGAACGCTGCCCTCTGCGACGCAGTCGTCCAATCCCTCTCCCAacctctctcctccaacaccctccgCGCACTCCTCAACTCCCGCATCGCCCTACACCAATGGGACGCAGTCACCAAACTTTTCGAATACCTCCGCGACTACCGCGCCAAATCCTGGGGCCAGAGCAACGCCACCGCGCTCGCCGCAGAGATCATCCGTCTCGAGCACACCATCTAccgacaacaaccaccccctgacccctcaaccctccaagaaaccaccacctccctcacccgCGCCAAGGACCTCCTCTCACGCCTCCTCACGGGGGTCTACAACGAACCCACCCACATCGCCACCTCCCGCTTCCAAGAACGCGCCATCTCCGGCCTCcacaacatcttcctctccatcccaggCACCCTCCACGACCTCgccgcctccctctccaactccctcccccacaacaaacccaccaccaccaccaccaccaacaatcccTCCCGCAACGCCATTCCCTACATCCCCACAACAGCCTTccacaccctcctctccgcaaTAGTCGACACCCGCGGCAGCGCCGCCGGCCAACGCTTCTACGACAAATGGTGTCTCGACACGAAGTCCCCCACCTCGCGCCGTCTCCAGGAAGGAGGTATCGAGAGATTCTATCTCGGCAAGGAGCGGAACCCGGCCAAGGGCGATCCGCACTTCGATGCCAAGTACTTCAAGCGAGCCAGGGAGAAAGCCACGATGCCGAATCCCATGACGGTGAGGATTATTGCGCAGGCTGCTGTGGCGGAGTTTCATCAGTTTGATAGCGAGAAGCAGAatggggtggtgaagaataATCCTGCCGAAGAGGTTCTGGATTTCTGTATCAAGAGGTTCGAGGCCTTTGGGATGCGGAGACATGAGATTAATCGCGAGGTTGGGGGGATTGTGTATAGGagacggagggaggggggcaagttgaggagggagatggagagg
- a CDS encoding uncharacterized protein (COG:Q;~EggNog:ENOG410PGYN;~InterPro:IPR027034,IPR029063;~PFAM:PF13649,PF13489,PF08242,PF08241;~TransMembrane:1 (o64-84i)) gives MSAPRVGRAALKKAKLPASASASKPAPRFPVADGTGPKTLPKRANQHLKDPPSTPPSAPVSPRIMTIFGVSALALSTYIGYLYASYRREVTQSQSLSVPHDVSDRYNHTARTFDADVEMSEKVMRMGSKRADLISRARGDVLEVSCGTGRNLQYYELGQRRGLDNKGRVGVHGCRSVTFVDLSPEMVEITKAKFAKQFPEHEVPVNFEVQDAAGVSRRPVDPSRKGDEGYYDTVVQTMGLCSMPDPVGTLRHLGTVVEPNKGEILLLEHGRSHYDWLNRILDNLASAHADRHGCWWNRDIGKIVRDSGLEVVEEKRWHFGTTWKYVLRPARREK, from the exons ATGAGTGCACCACGAGTCGGGCGAGCAGCgctgaagaaggccaagttgcctgcttctgcttctgcttccaaGCCAGCGCCTCGATTCCCAGTAGCAGATGGCACCGG ACCCAAAACCCTACCTAAACGTGCCAACCAACACCTCAAGGACCCCCCTTCTACACCTCCGTCCGCCCCCGTATCCCCCAGAATCATGACCATCTTCGGCGTCAGCGCCCTCGCTCTCAGCACCTACATCGGCTACCTCTACGCCTCCTATCGTCGCGAAGTCACCCAATCGCAATCTCTCTCCGTCCCCCACGATGTCTCCGACCGTTACAATCACACCGCACGCACCTTCGACGCAGACGTCGAAATGTCCGAGAAAGTCATGCGCATGGGCTCCAAGCGCGCAGACCTGATCAGTCGCGCACGCGGCGATGTCCTCGAAGTCAGCTGCGGTACGGGTCGAAACCTCCAGTATTATGAGCTCGGACAGCGGAGGGGACTCGATAACAAGGGGCGTGTCGGTGTGCATGGATGCCGGTCCGTCACGTTTGTGGATCTGAGtccggagatggtggagattaCGAAGGCCAAGTTCGCGAAACAATTCCCGGAGCATGAGGTGCCGGTGAACTTCGAGGTGCAGGATGCGGCAGGTGTGTCTAGGCGTCCGGTTGATCCGTCACGGAAGGGTGACGAGGGCTATTATGATACGGTGGTGCAGACCATGGGGCTTTGTTCGATGCCAGATCCGGTGGGCACGTTGCGCCATCTGGGGACGGTTGTTGAGCCGAACAAGGGTGAGATCTTGTTGTTGGAGCACGGGCGGTCGCATTATGATTGGCTCAATCGGATCTTGGATAATTTGGCGTCGGCGCATGCGGATAGAcatgggtgttggtggaatCGGGATATCGGGAAGATTGTGCGGGATAGtgggttggaggtggtggaagagAAGCGCTGGCATTTTGGGACGACGTGGAAGTATGTCTTGCGgccggcgaggagggagaagtga
- a CDS encoding uncharacterized protein (COG:K;~EggNog:ENOG410PKDN;~InterPro:IPR036864,IPR007219,IPR001138;~PFAM:PF00172,PF04082;~go_function: GO:0000981 - DNA-binding transcription factor activity, RNA polymerase II-specific [Evidence IEA];~go_function: GO:0003677 - DNA binding [Evidence IEA];~go_function: GO:0008270 - zinc ion binding [Evidence IEA];~go_process: GO:0006351 - transcription, DNA-templated [Evidence IEA];~go_process: GO:0006355 - regulation of transcription, DNA-templated [Evidence IEA]), whose protein sequence is METPGFSQTDEGLSQGDIPLRPHTDGPSIVVPTAHPPALPGTSSHNPQKPRLATRPAHAEKKQLLSTGSSKVAIPRQRSAAAPRYTRRVPLACESCRQRKTKCSGDTPVCRQCKELRISCRYPISWRERTKGELDKLAVRVTDYENLLRDLGTIVDGRAAERIRTVLEKHSYNGSGSGEGTQSSSVTPQDEDNEDEVTSPSSIGSLDAIDRVEEDVNRTPSSRATGYMGKNSEVTWMQRVRMEAEHRARRLPGPYEVEHEGEFAIHSVNYHLDDMDISVPGPVHVYWMPPRKVADKLFEDYLDTVHPFYPIISRTLFRAQYKTFFESAARPGDKWLAILNMIFAISAKHAHLTRAPWRGDENDHLVYLTRARILSMNGDVLFSHPDLQQVQVEGLIAYYLLASDQINRAWRIAALAVRSAVTLGLNMKNSSEGTANISKEARYRVWWCLYTFEHMLGIMTGRATTITDGICTTPFPLPFEEDQLVEAAATKLLNEPELRQEYIDTALACISVRQMPSNPKGGRNAQTTDKPRDPAWLRSLPPSSALGFLYYVDLAVISQEIVNRVYSLDCVSIPWGHIENRIGELRARTDVWYANLHESYDFTRREDQPADTLRGKLFLAFHYYSARITLGRPCLCRRDARQTASNKKETFSHEMAVISLDSARKMLDLIPDVPDAVRLYDICPWWCILHYLMQATTVLLLELSFGSIHMPDEEVNFLHAAKKAIRWLFAMSENSLASRRAWELCYGSLRQIAAGMSYDISDLPACGFEAQPQAQDQSQALKGTQPGYSNQPEQSIQAGPTFYNPAASNMNNSSSAPLQMNQQPNILFAQIDQAFQGLAMPASNPLSTNSELNSGPGDSYFPYDPISGEFIRSFFPSSNDEEPWGEA, encoded by the exons ATGGAGACGCCTGGGTTTTCCCAGACTGACGAGGGCCTGTCGCAGGGCGATATCCCCCTTCGTCCTCATACCGATGGTCCATCTATTGTCGTGCCTACCGCGCATCCGCCGGCTCTTCCGGGCACCTCGTCGCATAACCCTCAGAAACCCAGATTGGCCACCCGTCCCGCGCATGCCGAGAAGAAACAGCTTCTGTCCACGGGGAGCAGCAAAGTCGCCATCCCTCGACAGCGTTCGGCTGCAGCCCCGCGATATACCAGACGTGTCCCGCTGGCGTGTGAGTCGTGCAGGCAACGGAAGACGAAATGTAGTGGTGATACGCCCGTGTGTCGACAGTGCAAGGAGTTGAGGATAAGTTGTCGGTATCCGATCTCTTGGCGGGAGCGGACGAAAGG GGAATTGGATAAACTTGCTGTGAGGGTTACGGACTATGAGAACTTACTGCGAGATCTTGGTACTATTGTCGATGGTCGGGCTGCGGAGCGTATTAGGACGGTGTTGGAAAAG CACTCCTATAACGGCAGCGGTAGCGGTGAAGGCACTCAGTCCAGTTCGGTGACACCCCAGGACGAAGAcaacgaagatgaggtgACTTCTCCTTCGTCCATCGGATCTTTGGATGCGATCGATCgggttgaggaagatgtGAACCGCACTCCGAGTTCTAGAGCCACTGGTTATATGGGAAAGAACTCTGAAGTCACTTGGATGCAGCGGGTGCGCATGGAGGCCGAGCATCGTGCTCGCAGACTGCCAGGCCCCTACGAGGTTGAACATGAGGGCGAGTTTGCCATTCACTCCGTCAACTACCATCTAGACGACATGGATATCTCTGTGCCAGGGCCTGTGCATGTGTACTGGATGCCGCCACGCAAGGTGGCAGATAAACTCTTCGAAGACTACCTCGATACGGTCCACCCATTTTATCCTATCATCAGCCGGACCCTCTTTCGGGCGCAATACAAAACGTTCTTCGAGAGCGCTGCACGGCCAGGAGACAAGTGGTTGGCTATCCTGAACATGATATTTGCCATTTCCGCCAAGCATGCCCATCTTACGCGGGCCCCGTGGCGGGGTGATGAGAATGACCATCTGGTGTATCTGACGCGAGCTCGGATCTTGAGCATGAACGGCGACGTGCTTTTTAGTCACCCTGATCTCCAGCAGGTGCAGGTTGAAGGTTTGATTGCCTATTATCTACTTGCATCGGACCAGATCAACAG GGCTTGGAGAATTGCTGCTTTGGCTGTTCGCTCCGCAGTCACTCTCGGATTGAACATGAAGAACTCCAGCGAAGGAACGGCCAACATATCCAAGGAGGCACGCTATCgggtgtggtggtgtctATACACGTTTGAGCACATGCTGGGCATTATGACTGGCCGAGCTACAACCATTACTGACGGTATCTGTACTACACcgttccctctcccctttgaagaagatcaattGGTGGAAGCCGCAGCGACCAAGCTTTTGAACGAGCCCGAACTACGCCAGGAGTACATTGATACGGCCCTCGCCTGCATCTCTGTGCGGCAAATGCCATCTAATCCCAAAGGGGGTCGAAATGCTCAGACGACAGATAAACCGCGCGATCCCGCATGGCTGAGAAGCCTTCCGCCCTCAAGTGCTCTTGGATTCCTGTACTACGTCGACCTTGCAGTTATTTCGCAGGAGATTGTTAACCGTGTGTACTCACTGGATTGTGTTTCCATTCCATGGGGCCACATTGAGAACCGCATTGGTGAGCTGCGAGCCCGCACTGACGTGTGGTACGCCAATCTCCATGAGTCCTATGATTTCACTCGACGGGAAGACCAGCCAGCAGATACCTTGCGTGGcaagctcttcctcgccttccacTACTACAGCGCGCGAATTACGTTAGGACGACCGTGTTTATGTCGCCGTGACGCACGACAGACGGCGTCTAACAAGAAGGAGACCTTCAGCCATGAGATGGCGGTGATATCACTAGACTCTGCCCGAAAGATGCTCGACTTGATCCCTGATGTGCCTGACGCTGTTCGTCTCTACGATATTTGCCCGTGGTGGTGCATTCTGCACTATCTTATGCAGGCAACGACCGTGCTGCTGTTGGAGTTGTCTTTCGGCAGTATTCATATGCCAGATGAGGAGGTAAATTTCCTACACGCCGCCAAAAAAGCCATTCGCTGGCTCTTCGCCATGTCTGAGAACAGTCTCGCATCTCGGCGTGCATGGGAGTTATGTTATGGCAGCCTTCGGCAGATCGCTGCAGGTATGAGCTACGACATTAGTGACTTGCCCGCGTGTGGCTTTGAGGCTCAGCCTCAGGCCCAGGATCAGAGCCAGGCGCTCAAGGGTACACAACCTGGCTATTCGAACCAGCCGGAACAATCCATACAGGCGGGACCAACCTTCTACAACCCTGCGGCATCGAATATGAACAATTCATCCTCAGCTCCTCTTCAGATGAATCAGCAACCCAACATTTTGTTCGCTCAGATCGACCAGGCTTTCCAGGGCTTGGCGATGCCAGCCTCCAACCCGTTGTCCACGAATTCGGAGTTGAACTCCGGTCCTGGGGACTCGTATTTCCCGTACGATCCGATCAGCGGGGAATTCATCCGctcattcttcccttcctctaaCGACGAGGAGCCATGGGGTGAAGCGTGA